A region of the Myxococcus stipitatus DSM 14675 genome:
CCCGCGAAGCCCAGCGCCAGGCCGCCCACCGCGGGGCGCAGGCCCTTCCAGCCGATGGCCGGCAGCGACACGATGATGGGGATGAGCGCGCTGTAGAACAGCGGGTTCACCGCGCCCCGCCCGAAGATGATGCGCTCCCAATCCGGGATGGGCAGGGAGATCATCTGCGTCACCTGCCCCGCGACACCTTCCGTGCTCGCGAACCACACGCGGACGAAGTACACGCCCACCGTGGACAGGACCAGCGGCACGAGGAAGGCCGGGCGCAGGAGCGCGTTGAGGTAGCCAGGGCGCTCACGGCCTCGCAGCGTCAGGAGCACGAAGGCGAGCAGGCCCAGCGCCCAGTACAAGGGCGGCCAGCGCGACATGCCGCCGCCCAGCGAGGCGAGCGAGGCCTCCGCGTTGAGCAGACCGTGGCCGTACTGCTCGGTCCATGCCTGGTCCGCCACCTTCGCGGCGCCGGCATAGAGCGCCTTCTCCACTTCATCCGGCCCCTTCGCGCCCGCGCCGTACAGCATCGCGGCGACCGCGGCCACATGAGGCGTGGCCATGCTGGTGCCCTGGTACGAGGCGTAGACGGCGCGCGAGGGGTCTCTCGGGTCGATGGTGTTCTGGAGGATGCCGCCCTCGTCACCCCGACGCTTGTCACCCCCGGGCGCGGCGATATCCAGCTCCTTGCCGTAGGACGAGTACGGCGCCAGCGCGCCATCCGGCCCCACCGCCGACACCGCCACCGCGCCCGGATAGGCCGCGGGGAACTCCACCTGCGCCCGCCCACCGTTGCCCGCGGCGGCCACCACGGTGACGCCCTTCTTGCGCGCGTACTCCACCGCGCTGGCCATCACCTGCGAGTAGCCTCCGCCGCCCAGCGACAGGTTGATGACGTTGGCGCCCTTGTCCGCCGCGAAGCGGATGGCGTCCGCGATGTCCGCGGTGTTGCCGCCGCCGAAGTGGTTGAGCACCTTCACCGGCATCAGCGTCGCCTCGAAGGCCACACCCGCCACGCCCTCGCCGTTGTTGGTGGCCTGGGCAATGGTGCCCGCCACGTGCGTGCCGTGCCCGTGGTCGTCGTTGGCGTGCTCGTCGTCGTTCACGAAGTCGTAGCCCGGAACGAACTTCACACCTTGCAGGTCCGGCACCTGCTTGAAGTCCTCGTGGTCCTCGTAGGCGATGCCCGTGTCCAGGACCGCCACCACCACGCCCTTGCCCCGGCCGCGCTCCCAGGCCTTGGGCATGTCGATCATCCGCAGGTTCCACTGCCGCGTGTAGCTCGGGTCGTTCGGCGTGAAGCTGGCGCGGACCTCCATGAGCGGCTCGGCGGACTCGACGCTGGGGTGCTGGCGGATCCTCGCGAGCACGCCCTCCACGTCGTCCACGCCCACCGCGACGGTGAGGGCCTCGTCGGCGCTCTCCACGGAGTTGAGCTCCAGGTCCACGCCCCAGTCCGACTCCCAGGCATCGAACTCCGCCGGGGTGGTGCCGTCCTTGAAGTCCACGACGATGGCGTGGGGAACCGCGTCCACGGCCTCCAACGAGGCGGGCGGCGGTGAAGCGGCTTCGCTTTCGGCGGACTTGCACGCGGGCGCCACCGTCACGGCCAGCGCCAACGCGGCTCCACCCAGGGTCCATCGCACCATCCGCATCGGGCTACTCCTTGAAGAACGAGGCACGCTTCCGGAAGACCCTACGAACGAACGAGGAAACGATTGGGTCTGCCCACACAGTCTGTACGTCCCATCTCCCGGCGTGCAAGGGCGGGAAGATGGAGAAATGTGAAGAAGTCCGGTGGGTTGCAGGGCATCGGTCAACCGCCGGAGAGCCGCTGGAGCCAGTGGGAGACCACCCTCCCCACCTGGGACAGGTTGCGCTGGAACGTCACGCCGGCGTCGTCGATGACCTCGAAGTCGCCCCCTGCCCGGGCAACCGAGGCCGACACCGCCGCCCGAGGCAGCCGCGCGTCCTCCTCCCCCTGCACCACCAGCAACGAACACGTCACCCGGCCCAGCGCGGAGACCTCCACGTCCGCCGGCGCCACCAGACACAAGCCCCCGACCGCGGGGAAGCGCGCCTGGAGCGCCAGGGCCACCTGGGCCCCCCCGTGGAGCGAAGCGACGGCCACCGCGGTCGTGTCGGCGTTCTCCAGCAGGACCCGCATGGCCGCCTCCGCGTCCTCGAGGAGGGCCTCGCCCGTCCCCCGAGCGCCCTGACTCGCGCCCACCCCTCGGTGGTTGAAGCGCAGCGTGGGGAACCCGGCGCTGGCCGCCGCCCACGCGAGCTCCGCGGCGATGACGTGATCCATGCCCCCGCCCTCGTCGGGCCGCGGAGGGAGGATCAACAGCGGAGGCTTGTGCTTGCCGCGATGCGCCGTGCCCTCCATCACCTCGGTCCCCACGGGAATCAGGGTGGAGCGCTCGAGGAACTGACCTTTCTGCACCATGCCGCGCACCTTAGGGGCCCACACGCCCCGCCGAAACACCCGTGTCCGCCGCGACCCCATCCTCGGTGCCGCACCGCGACAATTCTCGCGCGAGAGCGGATGACGCAACAAGTCGTCTTGCTTTGACGCACGACGCAGCGCGCCGAGGCACGATGATCCCAACGAATGATTGTATTTGCGCGCAACTTCCGACGGTGGGCAGGGAGAATGTTTCAAGGACATATTTTCCTCCCTCGTTTGTCCGCAGGAGCCTTCCAGCATGAGCACCATCGAGCGCGGCCGTAGCCTCGTCGGAACCAGCCCCCGTACTTCCGTGGCCCGTTCGACGGACGCTGGCGCGGTGGCGACCTCGACGGTGCGGCAGCCGGCGCAGCGCGTGGTGGATGGCTTCGACGGCGGCACGGCGAAGGGCAGCGCGAAGGCGACGGGCGTGTTCACCGCGCCCGCGGGCTCGAAGGACAAGGTCTACGACGGCAAGCTGGTGGGCGCGAATGGCCAGACGTTCGAGCCCGGTACGCCCCTGCGCGACATTCCCGCCGTCACGCCGCGGAACAACCCGAACGCGACGGGCACCGTCATCTACACCAACGGCATCCGCACGGATAAGAGCGGTCAGAGCAACGACCTGCAAGCGATTGCCGACCGGACGGGCATGCGCGCCATCGGCGTCCACAACGCGACCGAGGGCACCATCTCCGACCTGCTCCAGTGCGTGAAGGACAAGATGGACAAGGGCAAGAACCCTGCCGTCGACACGCTGGCGGACACCATCTACGGCGAGCTGAAGGCCGGCCGTGACGTGCACCTCATCGGGCACAGCCAGGGTGGGCTCATCACGTCGCGTGCGCTGAACGACGTGGCGCGCCGGCTGCGCATCGAAGACGGGATGTCCAAGTCGCAGGTGGAGCAGACGATGAGCCGCCTGAAGGTGGAGACCTTCGGCGCCGCCGCCAGCACCTATCCGGACGGTCCCCAGTACGTGCACTACATCAACAAGCGCGACCCGGTCCCCAACATCTTCGGCCTCGGCACCAAGGGCTGGACGCCGGGAGACCTGCTGCGTCACGCCGGCAAGGACGCCAAGGTGCACTACTTCTCCGAGGGCAACATCTTCAACGGTGCCCACTCGCTGAGCGACACGTACCTGAATCACCGCGTGCCCTTCGAGCAGGCCCGCGCCGGCCAGTTCTGACCGTCCCTCCGTCAGTCGTGGTAAACCCAGCCCATGACGCGTGACGAGGCGACGCAACTGGTTCAGTCGTACATGCGGGCTCAGGGAGAGCACCTGAGCCCCGGGCTCAATCCCAACGGGCTTGGCGGTGTCGCGGTGGGCGAGGCGCAGCTCTACTTCGAGCACT
Encoded here:
- a CDS encoding alpha/beta hydrolase, which produces MSTIERGRSLVGTSPRTSVARSTDAGAVATSTVRQPAQRVVDGFDGGTAKGSAKATGVFTAPAGSKDKVYDGKLVGANGQTFEPGTPLRDIPAVTPRNNPNATGTVIYTNGIRTDKSGQSNDLQAIADRTGMRAIGVHNATEGTISDLLQCVKDKMDKGKNPAVDTLADTIYGELKAGRDVHLIGHSQGGLITSRALNDVARRLRIEDGMSKSQVEQTMSRLKVETFGAAASTYPDGPQYVHYINKRDPVPNIFGLGTKGWTPGDLLRHAGKDAKVHYFSEGNIFNGAHSLSDTYLNHRVPFEQARAGQF
- a CDS encoding serine aminopeptidase domain-containing protein, which gives rise to MVQKGQFLERSTLIPVGTEVMEGTAHRGKHKPPLLILPPRPDEGGGMDHVIAAELAWAAASAGFPTLRFNHRGVGASQGARGTGEALLEDAEAAMRVLLENADTTAVAVASLHGGAQVALALQARFPAVGGLCLVAPADVEVSALGRVTCSLLVVQGEEDARLPRAAVSASVARAGGDFEVIDDAGVTFQRNLSQVGRVVSHWLQRLSGG
- a CDS encoding S8 family serine peptidase — protein: MRMVRWTLGGAALALAVTVAPACKSAESEAASPPPASLEAVDAVPHAIVVDFKDGTTPAEFDAWESDWGVDLELNSVESADEALTVAVGVDDVEGVLARIRQHPSVESAEPLMEVRASFTPNDPSYTRQWNLRMIDMPKAWERGRGKGVVVAVLDTGIAYEDHEDFKQVPDLQGVKFVPGYDFVNDDEHANDDHGHGTHVAGTIAQATNNGEGVAGVAFEATLMPVKVLNHFGGGNTADIADAIRFAADKGANVINLSLGGGGYSQVMASAVEYARKKGVTVVAAAGNGGRAQVEFPAAYPGAVAVSAVGPDGALAPYSSYGKELDIAAPGGDKRRGDEGGILQNTIDPRDPSRAVYASYQGTSMATPHVAAVAAMLYGAGAKGPDEVEKALYAGAAKVADQAWTEQYGHGLLNAEASLASLGGGMSRWPPLYWALGLLAFVLLTLRGRERPGYLNALLRPAFLVPLVLSTVGVYFVRVWFASTEGVAGQVTQMISLPIPDWERIIFGRGAVNPLFYSALIPIIVSLPAIGWKGLRPAVGGLALGFAGFLAYSAWAGAPALSWMPFAFLAKPWLGINTVLCLVVARAMLKKDEVAP